The nucleotide sequence TCCATGATCATAGCAAGAACTAATAATATGAAGTTCAGGCACATTCTCTTCCAGTAAAGAGCATAGCTCTCCTTCCCGAAAAACATGATAATAACGCATGAAGGCTTTTGTATCCAATATGTCAACAACCTGGTCCCCAACAGCCATTGCTTCATCCAAAATAGAATCAGTGGAGTCAGTTGTTGAAGTTCTTTGAAAGAGTTTGCTAGCAGTAGATTTACCATCTTCATCTTTACTATAAGTACAGTTGTTGTCCCTGTCTTCCACAGGACCACTCAGAAAAGATGTTTCTTCATTCTTGCTCTGAACTACTCCATGGTGTTCTCCATTTAAATCCCTCATTACACCTGAAGCGGTCATCCATTGTGGTTTTTTGAGAGATGCATTTTCCATAAACACTTCGTCATCATCTAAACTTTGCTCTTTTAACAATGGCCCACGGTGACCTAAGTCTAAACTGCAGTGTCTTGACGGTTGAATGGATATGGTTCTGTTTGCCCATCCTCCTACATTCTTCAGAGATTTCATCTTCTCAGTTTGCTTTCTTAAGGATGATTCGTCAAGGGATCTGGAGAAAAACCATGAACGAAAAGATTTCCCTAGAGCACTATAGAATcgattttcttcttcttcagacaTTTTCATGCAGCAGGTTTTGGCTAAGCAATGGTCTGTACTCTGGGAACTTTTTGTATCAAGTTCCTGTTTAAGATTAATTGGGTAGCTGCATTCAGAGCCTACTAGTTGCTGTGGGTGTTTTTTTACGGAATGTTCAAGATCACTCTTATGTCCAGACTGATTTGATTCTGAAAGAAGCCGGGAGCACAAGTCCCTATTCCATGGAACAAATACATCTTGTTTTTCAAAGCGACGATTTTTTTGTTCCATAGCCCAAACATAAATCATGATCTGACCTCCAGGTATCAATACCCTTGCCATTTCTTTTATTGCTTTGATTCTTCTTTGTTTAGTTGAGAAATGGTGAATCACTGTGAAGGAAGGAAAGGCATTTCAGCTTAAATACTGCTACtgttacattatttattttttaaaataatcttcagttaatttagtgctcatgaaagattTCAACTGACATTGCTGGAAACATAAATTCTCTATCTAGccacagaacaagtacagcaGAAGGTAATAACAGTACAAACCTTCTCCATACTTTCCTACCAACATGACCTAACTACAGTTGGTCAGAAAACTTTGATAGaaccattttccatcagaaaatgcagttccATCGAAATAGAAATCATTGGCAAAATCATgtcaattttgcagaaatttcactttggagaaaaactgaaaaaattccaACAATGTCAAAATGTTGCTTTTccatgttttcaaaatgaaacattttgatttttaattttcaaattaattttaaactttttaatattataatataacattttaaatcaaaatcaaaacaaaacttgtCAATCAGTCcaaaacaagaattttttttcagaattttcctttGTGGAGAATTTAGGAATTTTACAGGTTTGTTCCAATTTGAAACAAAGTCAAATTGTGAAGTCTCAAAATCCTTCATGAAATGGAATTTACATCCTCTGCCCAGATCTCGCCTTAATCATGTCGGGAATGGAGCACTTCTAGCCACGAGTGGGTAGTTGAGACTCCCTGGCCCATTCAACCACTGGGTTCCTGATTAATTAAATTAAAGTATCTCAAATATGCAAATTGTTCTGAGAATGATAACCAAAGATGACTGAATACTAAACTAATATAATTTCCAAATAATATGTTTTAATTTAGGTACATTTAAAGTATGTCTATCCAAAGCTCCAGGtggatatataaaatattaatgaaaaatcTGTACAATAGATGAATTGGACTAGTATAAAAAACTAAAAACATGCTAATCCCTCTCCATGAACTGAATCACCCATTTAGTCTACTCTCCTCTTTCACAAAAGATGCCTGGGAGAACCAATAAACTTTGCAACATGACCTGAAAGCCACCATTTCCAGGCTCTGGTTGAATAAGGAAAGGAAGTTGAACGCACATCATTGAGAATGCCTTAGCCTAATTTGAACAAGGGCTCTGTTGGCTCAAGAACCTCATCTGTTCACAGCTACTAATGTATCACATAGTATAAGAGACAGACTGAGGTAGGCAAGGACCAAGACCACTTGGGGATTTACATGTGAAAGCCAACACCTTAAATTTCATCCAGAAATCAGCTGGTCACAGAGTACAGGAGTAATGTGCTTCTTACTGAGTTGCCATATTCTGAACTAGCCACAATTTCTGAATGGTTTTAAGGTGTAGCCCCATGTAAAGCACACTGCAATCATCATATGTGCAACCCAGTTAGTTGTGTCTTAATTTGTCAAAAAGCATGGGTAAGATGTGCAAATGAGTGTGCAACCTTCTTGCCAAGTGCTAATGATAAAACCCTATTGATGTTAACTGGACAACTAGGAGCAGCTGAGGACTCAATATTATGCCTAGTAACAAACAGTGAGCATGGTCCCTCAATCAATGGTTCCTCCCCCCACTTTGTCAGTACTATCTCAGATTTACATAGATCAAGGCTCAACCAGCTTGCTTTCAACAAAATCCGAGTTTCTTAGACACTGAGATCGGATGACATAGAGACATAAAGTAGAGCGTATGTCTCATACTGAAGACATTTCAGGCCAATGGATATCTGATCTCTGTCTATCACAAGGAACAGATAATCAGCCAACACAACCTGTGCAGACAAGTCAGGGCTGTACAGCCCCAGGCAAGTTAATGGGGAAAGGGaagcccaacaaaaaaaaaaaaaaagagagagggcaTTTTTATTTTGGTTGGGAAGCTAAGGGAGAGACAGCACAGCTTAGGGAGTTCCTGCTAAATTTGCTCTTTCTCCAGACAGAGTTTTTGTACTGCTCTGAGACACTAGCTGTATGGATCAGGTCGCTCTAGCATTGCAGTGCCCAgcagattagatagatagatagattagagaGAGAGCAAGCGCTCTGACCTGGCACCAGCTACCAACAGCCAGCCAAGACCCAAGGACAATTCCAAACCAGGGAACCATTGAGCCCTAGTGGAgtcaggagagagctctgccaCAACTAGGGATGAAGAACAAGTAAAGTGATTTTTGTTTAAGCTGGGCAACACTACAGCACCTGCAGACCCCATCTGAGGACTCACAACCTCAGCCATACCATCCACCTCAGGTAAGCGTTAGGGAGGAGTTTGTGAGCATTAGGAGGTGAGGAATTGGCTTATTTATAAATGTTGGTTAATTATTAATCacttccttccccagatcctatttTCCTCTTCCTAATAAAGTTCTCTCCTCTGTTATGATGTTATTTGGGGAGTATTATCCCTTTTGCTGGGGTTTGCTTTAGTTACTTTATTGGCTTCTGTATACTGGGCTTTACTCTCCTTGTCAGCTTGTAGTATTATCATGGATTTCTCAAGGGACAGCACCCTTTTTCTCAAGCATGGGGAGAAATCACTCTGAATGGAAACACCAGGCATCAAGAAAAGAGCTCAGGACCCAGCCGGCACAAGGAGGGGAAAAAGCTACTCCAAATATTAGTGATATCAAGCACctgggagagaagaggaaggaagCTTAAGACACACTTGGAAGGAGAGGGCTACAGTTTTTTCCATATTTCATTATTCTGTTATAAGAACCTGTCAGCAGCTGTGTGGTGATAATATGGCAAACTACAACAGCATTGTAGGTTAGCACTAAAAACTTTGTAAAATAAATCCAGGGAAGAATATTGTTAAAAATATCGTCCAAAATGCCCTTCCCTCATCTGTTCCTcttatatttatacatacaggaGGACATGGGTAAtatagtcaaaaagaaaaggagtacttgtggcaccttagagactaacaaatttatttgagcataagctgtagctcacgaaagctataTTTCCCCTGGTGTCTGTCAGCTTTTTGAAAGTGGGACGGTGACTATCATTCCCAACTAAGATTTGAACAACAGAACTAACTCTTTCTTCCCCACCAAGAAGGACTGTTTGGCAGAATAAGAGACTCTAACCCTATATTCACCCTCTTCAAAAGAGCATTTGATAGGTTTTAAGTTTGTTTTGCATCATCACTCAATTTCCGTTTCAAAGctttttgccttgttttgtttcttttccttttgtgtgtttttattggTAAGTTTCTAACCTTTGGCATGAATTTTATAgtatgtttgccatggtactaagcagactGAGGTCTTTATATAAGCACCA is from Chelonia mydas isolate rCheMyd1 chromosome 4, rCheMyd1.pri.v2, whole genome shotgun sequence and encodes:
- the TRMT9B gene encoding probable tRNA methyltransferase 9B, whose translation is MARVLIPGGQIMIYVWAMEQKNRRFEKQDVFVPWNRDLCSRLLSESNQSGHKSDLEHSVKKHPQQLVGSECSYPINLKQELDTKSSQSTDHCLAKTCCMKMSEEEENRFYSALGKSFRSWFFSRSLDESSLRKQTEKMKSLKNVGGWANRTISIQPSRHCSLDLGHRGPLLKEQSLDDDEVFMENASLKKPQWMTASGVMRDLNGEHHGVVQSKNEETSFLSGPVEDRDNNCTYSKDEDGKSTASKLFQRTSTTDSTDSILDEAMAVGDQVVDILDTKAFMRYYHVFREGELCSLLEENVPELHIISSCYDHGNWCIIAEKTAK